From the Desulfovibrio sp. JY genome, one window contains:
- the tuf gene encoding elongation factor Tu yields MGKAKFERKKPHVNIGTIGHIDHGKTTLTAAITRLASLKGFGEYVPFDQIDKAPEEKERGITIATAHVEYETEKRHYAHVDCPGHADYIKNMITGAAQMDGGILVVAATDGPMPQTREHILLARQVGVPQLVVFMNKVDLVDDPELLELVELEVRELLTKYGFPGDEIPIIKGSALKALEAEGPDSPDAKPIFELLDACDTYIPEPKRDIDKPYLMPIEDVFSISGRGTVVTGRVERGIITVGDEVAIVGIKDTVKTTCTGVEMFRKILDQGQAGDNVGVLLRGVKRDDVVRGQVLAKPGTITPHRKFKGEVYVLNKEEGGRHTPFFTGYRPQFYFRTTDITGVVTLAEGVEMVMPGDNATFNVELIAPIAMEKGLRFAIREGGRTVGAGVVSEIVE; encoded by the coding sequence ATGGGCAAGGCGAAATTTGAGCGGAAAAAGCCGCACGTCAACATCGGTACCATCGGGCACATCGACCACGGCAAGACCACGCTGACGGCCGCCATTACGCGCCTGGCCAGCCTCAAGGGTTTTGGCGAATACGTTCCTTTCGATCAGATCGACAAGGCCCCCGAGGAAAAGGAACGCGGCATTACCATTGCCACGGCCCACGTCGAATACGAGACCGAAAAGCGGCACTACGCGCACGTCGACTGCCCCGGTCACGCCGACTACATCAAGAACATGATCACCGGCGCCGCCCAGATGGACGGCGGCATCCTGGTGGTGGCCGCAACCGACGGCCCTATGCCCCAGACCCGTGAGCATATCCTGCTCGCCCGTCAGGTCGGCGTGCCCCAGCTCGTCGTCTTCATGAACAAGGTCGACTTGGTCGACGACCCCGAACTGCTCGAACTCGTCGAGCTCGAAGTGCGCGAGCTGCTCACCAAGTACGGCTTCCCCGGCGACGAGATCCCGATCATCAAGGGTTCGGCCCTGAAGGCCCTGGAGGCCGAAGGCCCGGACAGCCCGGACGCCAAGCCGATCTTCGAGCTGCTTGACGCCTGCGACACCTACATTCCTGAGCCCAAGCGCGACATCGACAAGCCGTACCTCATGCCCATCGAGGACGTGTTCTCCATCTCCGGTCGCGGCACCGTCGTCACTGGTCGTGTCGAGCGCGGCATCATCACCGTGGGCGACGAAGTGGCGATCGTCGGCATCAAGGACACGGTCAAGACCACCTGCACCGGCGTCGAGATGTTCCGCAAGATTCTCGACCAGGGCCAGGCCGGCGACAACGTCGGCGTGCTGCTGCGCGGTGTCAAGCGCGACGATGTCGTGCGCGGCCAGGTTCTGGCCAAGCCCGGCACCATCACCCCGCACCGCAAGTTCAAGGGCGAGGTCTACGTTCTCAACAAGGAAGAGGGCGGCCGCCACACCCCGTTCTTCACCGGCTACCGTCCCCAGTTCTATTTCCGCACGACCGACATCACGGGCGTCGTGACCCTGGCCGAGGGCGTCGAAATGGTGATGCCCGGCGACAACGCCACGTTCAACGTGGAGTTGATCGCCCCCATCGCCATGGAGAAGGGCCTGCGCTTCGCCATTCGCGAAGGCGGCCGGACCGTCGGTGCCGGCGTCGTCTCTGAAATCGTGGAGTAA
- the rplL gene encoding 50S ribosomal protein L7/L12 has translation MSDITKEQVVDFIANMTVLELSQFIKELEEKFGVSAAAPAMGMMMAAPAAGGDAAAAEEEKTEFDVVLTAAGGNKIAVIKVVRALTGLGLKEAKAKVDELPSTIKEGVAKADAEEAKKQLDEAGATCEIK, from the coding sequence ATGTCCGACATCACCAAGGAACAAGTCGTCGATTTCATCGCCAATATGACCGTTCTCGAGCTCTCCCAGTTCATCAAGGAGCTTGAGGAGAAGTTCGGCGTTTCCGCCGCCGCCCCGGCCATGGGCATGATGATGGCCGCCCCCGCCGCCGGTGGCGATGCCGCCGCAGCCGAGGAAGAGAAGACCGAGTTCGACGTCGTGCTGACCGCCGCCGGCGGCAACAAGATTGCCGTCATCAAGGTCGTGCGCGCCCTGACCGGTCTGGGCCTCAAAGAAGCCAAGGCCAAGGTCGACGAGCTGCCCTCCACCATCAAGGAAGGCGTGGCCAAGGCCGACGCCGAGGAAGCCAAAAAGCAGCTGGATGAAGCCGGAGCGACCTGCGAAATCAAGTAA
- the rpmG gene encoding 50S ribosomal protein L33: MRINIQLQCTECKRKNYSTEKNKKNTTGRLEVKKYCPFDHKHTVHRESK, encoded by the coding sequence ATGCGTATCAACATCCAGTTGCAGTGCACCGAGTGCAAGCGCAAGAATTATTCGACAGAAAAAAACAAGAAGAATACCACCGGCCGCCTCGAGGTGAAGAAGTATTGCCCGTTCGACCATAAGCATACGGTCCATCGGGAATCCAAGTAG
- the nusG gene encoding transcription termination/antitermination protein NusG, giving the protein MTEQEGSGEQRVPARWYIVHTYSGFENRVEQTIREMMRTGQDGGSIEEVVVPTEKVIELVKGEKRTSTRKFYPGYVMVKMAMNDNSWHLVQSIPRVTGFIGGKNQPTPMRDSEADKILNLMVSRQEQPRPKYHFERGDDVRVIDGPFGGFNGVVEDVNYDKGKLRVSVSIFGRQTPVELDFVQVSKN; this is encoded by the coding sequence ATGACCGAACAGGAAGGCTCCGGCGAACAGCGCGTACCCGCGCGGTGGTATATAGTCCACACTTACTCGGGTTTCGAGAACCGTGTGGAGCAGACCATCCGCGAGATGATGCGCACCGGCCAGGATGGCGGGAGCATCGAGGAAGTCGTCGTTCCCACGGAAAAGGTCATCGAATTGGTCAAGGGGGAGAAGCGGACCTCCACCCGCAAGTTCTACCCGGGGTACGTCATGGTCAAGATGGCCATGAACGACAACTCCTGGCACCTTGTGCAGTCCATTCCCCGCGTGACCGGATTCATCGGCGGCAAGAACCAGCCCACGCCCATGCGCGACAGCGAGGCTGACAAGATTTTGAACCTGATGGTCAGCCGTCAGGAGCAGCCCAGACCCAAGTATCATTTCGAGCGGGGCGACGACGTCCGCGTCATCGACGGTCCCTTCGGCGGCTTCAACGGCGTTGTCGAGGACGTCAACTACGACAAGGGCAAACTTCGCGTCTCGGTATCCATCTTCGGGCGGCAGACGCCGGTGGAGCTCGATTTCGTGCAGGTGAGCAAAAACTAA
- the rpoB gene encoding DNA-directed RNA polymerase subunit beta → MAQLTKNFGKIVKTLTIPHLLNLQIDSYELFLQKDIPPTSREDAGLEGVFRSVFPIEDFNKTASLEYVSYEIGEPKYDVPECIAKGLTYEAPLRIKVRLVVYDVDEETENRTIRDIKEQVIYFGTVPLMTEKGTFIINGTERVIVNQLQRSPGIIFEHDSGKSHTSRKVLYSCRVIPMRGSWLDFDYDHKDILYVRIDRRRKMPATILFKAMGMSRVDILRYFYEIEHFFVEGPRVFRPVLPEFYRKEKAYAEVRDADGNTIVAVDKPITKRAWRLMLEAGIEKIEVDPATLTGQFLAEDIADPATGEVLVEAADELTPEVMEKLKDAGIVNLPVLHTRGIDTSSSIRDTLVLDKTTDTITAQVEIYRRLRPSSPPTPEIAANFFENLFRNPDYYDLSPVGRYKLNARLKIDQPLDFRTLANDDILKAVKHLTFLKDSHGPADDIDHLGNRRVRPVGELVENQYRIGLVRMERAIKERMSLQEVATLMPHDLINPKPVAAVLKEFFGTSQLSQFMDQTNALSEVTHKRRLSALGPGGLTRERAGFEVRDVHTSHYGRICPIETPEGPNIGLIVSLTTHSKVNDFGFIETPYRVVRDGQVTDEVVYLDATREIDEIIAGANVELDADSRFVHPMVGARIRGDLIMTPREQITLMDISPSQIVSVSAALIPFLEHDDANRALMGSNMQRQAVPLLRCEQPLVGTGMEGPVAKDSGACLLAEGSGFVHYADAERVVVCYDGDVAAASGGAKTYVLLKHHKSNQNTCFGQVPRVRVGQHVEKGDVLADGPGIRDGELALGKNLLVAFMPWCGYNYEDSILIAEKTVKEDTFTSVHIEEFEVVARDTKLGPEEITRDIPNVGEEMLNDLDECGIIRIGARVAPDDIMVGKITPKGETQLTPEEKLLRAIFGDKARDVKNTSLKVPPGIEGTVIDVRVFNRRSGEKDDRTRQIEDFELASIDVKEGQHIDAIADNLRRRLWPVVSGKAVFQTIKGNKKNEVLLEANHPLTQEILDQLPVKKLSGIFASKETNEAVAEMLDDYDRHVHFVKGVYDQKREKVTEGDDLPPGVIKMVKVYVAVKRKLNVGDKMAGRHGNKGVVSCILPEEDMPFFADGTPVDIVLNPLGVPSRMNIGQIMETHLGWAGMELGKQLAALVASGKPMEGVRAEAKAVFPEAATVAMIDAMSDDELRVALKSLKKGIVAKTPVFDGATEDEMWGWLKQAGLPEDGKVTLYDGRTGEAFHRPVTVGCMYMLKLHHLVDEKIHARSTGPYSLVTQQPLGGKAQFGGQRLGEMEVWALEAYGASYLLQEFLTVKSDDVGGRVKMYEKIVKGDNFLEAGLPESFNVLVKELMSLGLDVDLIQDEKKIVKAPPRR, encoded by the coding sequence ATGGCCCAGCTGACCAAAAATTTCGGCAAGATCGTCAAAACGCTGACCATTCCCCATCTGCTCAACCTGCAGATCGACTCCTACGAGCTCTTTCTGCAAAAGGACATCCCCCCCACCAGCCGGGAGGATGCCGGGCTCGAGGGCGTGTTCCGTTCGGTCTTTCCCATCGAGGACTTCAATAAGACCGCCTCGCTGGAGTATGTCAGCTACGAAATCGGCGAGCCAAAATACGACGTTCCGGAGTGCATCGCCAAGGGGCTGACCTACGAAGCCCCGCTGCGCATCAAGGTCCGCCTCGTCGTCTACGACGTGGACGAGGAGACCGAAAACCGCACCATCCGCGACATCAAGGAACAGGTCATCTATTTTGGCACCGTTCCGCTGATGACGGAGAAGGGCACGTTCATCATCAACGGCACCGAGCGCGTCATCGTCAACCAGCTCCAGCGCTCCCCGGGCATCATTTTCGAGCACGATTCCGGCAAGAGCCACACCAGCCGCAAGGTGCTGTACTCCTGCCGCGTGATCCCCATGCGTGGCTCGTGGCTCGATTTCGACTACGACCACAAGGACATCCTGTACGTGCGCATCGACCGCCGCCGCAAGATGCCCGCCACCATCCTTTTCAAGGCCATGGGCATGTCGCGCGTCGACATCCTGCGCTATTTCTACGAAATCGAGCATTTCTTCGTCGAAGGCCCCCGTGTGTTCCGTCCGGTGCTGCCTGAGTTCTACCGGAAGGAAAAGGCCTACGCCGAAGTGCGCGACGCCGACGGCAACACCATCGTGGCCGTGGACAAGCCCATCACCAAGCGGGCCTGGCGCCTGATGCTCGAGGCCGGCATCGAGAAGATCGAGGTCGATCCCGCCACCCTGACCGGACAGTTCCTGGCCGAGGACATCGCCGATCCGGCCACGGGCGAGGTCCTGGTCGAGGCCGCCGACGAGCTGACCCCCGAAGTGATGGAAAAGCTCAAGGACGCCGGAATCGTCAATCTTCCGGTGCTGCATACCCGGGGCATCGACACCTCGTCATCGATCCGCGACACCTTGGTCCTCGACAAGACCACGGACACCATCACGGCCCAGGTCGAAATCTACCGTCGGTTGCGTCCGTCCTCGCCGCCGACCCCGGAAATCGCGGCCAATTTCTTCGAGAACCTGTTCCGCAATCCGGATTACTACGACCTGTCGCCCGTGGGCCGCTACAAGCTCAACGCCCGGCTCAAGATCGACCAGCCGCTCGATTTCCGCACCCTGGCCAACGACGACATCCTGAAGGCCGTCAAGCACCTGACCTTCCTCAAGGATTCCCACGGTCCGGCCGACGACATCGACCATCTGGGCAACCGCCGGGTGCGCCCGGTGGGCGAGTTGGTGGAAAACCAGTATCGCATCGGTCTGGTGCGCATGGAGCGGGCGATCAAGGAACGCATGAGCCTGCAGGAAGTGGCCACGCTCATGCCCCATGACCTGATCAACCCCAAGCCCGTGGCGGCTGTCCTCAAGGAGTTCTTCGGCACCTCCCAGCTGTCCCAGTTCATGGACCAGACCAACGCCCTGTCCGAGGTCACCCACAAGCGCCGCCTGTCGGCCCTGGGACCCGGCGGTCTGACCCGTGAGCGCGCCGGCTTCGAGGTCCGCGACGTCCACACCTCGCACTACGGCCGCATCTGCCCGATCGAAACGCCGGAAGGCCCGAACATCGGCCTGATCGTGTCCCTGACCACCCATTCCAAGGTCAACGACTTCGGCTTTATCGAAACGCCTTATCGGGTGGTGCGCGACGGCCAGGTGACCGACGAGGTCGTCTACCTGGACGCCACCCGCGAGATCGACGAGATCATCGCCGGCGCCAACGTCGAGCTCGACGCCGATTCGCGGTTCGTGCACCCCATGGTCGGCGCGCGTATCCGCGGCGACCTGATCATGACCCCGCGCGAGCAGATCACGCTCATGGACATTTCGCCGAGCCAGATCGTGTCCGTTTCCGCGGCGCTCATTCCCTTCCTCGAGCACGACGACGCCAACCGCGCGCTCATGGGCTCCAACATGCAGCGCCAGGCCGTACCGCTTCTGCGCTGCGAGCAGCCGCTGGTCGGCACGGGCATGGAAGGCCCGGTGGCCAAGGATTCCGGCGCCTGCCTGCTGGCCGAGGGCTCGGGCTTCGTCCATTACGCCGATGCCGAGCGCGTCGTCGTCTGCTACGACGGCGATGTGGCCGCGGCCTCCGGCGGCGCCAAGACCTATGTGTTGCTCAAGCACCACAAGTCCAACCAGAACACCTGCTTCGGCCAGGTGCCGCGCGTGCGGGTCGGACAGCATGTGGAAAAGGGCGATGTGCTGGCCGACGGGCCGGGCATCCGCGACGGTGAGCTGGCGCTCGGCAAGAACCTGCTGGTCGCGTTTATGCCCTGGTGCGGCTACAACTACGAGGACTCCATCCTGATCGCCGAAAAGACGGTCAAGGAGGACACCTTCACCTCGGTCCACATCGAGGAATTCGAGGTCGTGGCCCGCGACACCAAGCTCGGACCCGAGGAGATCACCCGCGATATCCCGAACGTCGGCGAGGAAATGTTAAACGACCTCGACGAATGCGGCATCATCCGCATCGGCGCCCGGGTCGCGCCGGACGACATCATGGTCGGCAAGATCACGCCCAAGGGCGAGACCCAGCTGACTCCGGAAGAAAAGCTTTTGCGCGCGATTTTCGGCGACAAGGCCCGCGATGTGAAAAACACGTCGCTGAAGGTCCCGCCCGGAATCGAGGGCACGGTCATCGACGTGCGCGTCTTCAACCGCCGCTCCGGCGAGAAGGACGATCGCACCCGCCAGATCGAGGATTTCGAGCTGGCCAGCATCGATGTCAAGGAAGGCCAGCACATCGACGCCATCGCCGACAACCTGCGTCGCCGTTTGTGGCCCGTGGTGTCCGGCAAGGCCGTGTTCCAGACCATCAAGGGGAACAAGAAAAACGAGGTGCTCCTCGAGGCCAACCACCCGCTGACCCAGGAAATCCTGGACCAGCTGCCGGTGAAAAAGCTCTCCGGCATCTTCGCCTCCAAGGAGACCAACGAGGCCGTGGCCGAGATGCTCGACGACTACGACCGCCACGTCCACTTCGTGAAGGGCGTCTACGACCAGAAGCGCGAGAAGGTGACCGAGGGCGACGATCTGCCCCCCGGCGTCATCAAGATGGTCAAGGTCTACGTGGCCGTCAAAAGAAAGCTCAACGTGGGCGATAAAATGGCCGGCCGTCACGGCAACAAGGGCGTCGTGTCCTGTATCCTGCCGGAAGAGGACATGCCCTTTTTCGCCGACGGCACCCCGGTCGATATCGTGCTCAACCCGCTGGGCGTCCCTTCGCGTATGAATATCGGCCAGATCATGGAGACCCACCTCGGCTGGGCCGGCATGGAGCTCGGCAAGCAGCTGGCCGCCCTGGTCGCCTCGGGCAAGCCCATGGAGGGCGTGCGCGCCGAGGCCAAGGCCGTCTTCCCGGAGGCGGCGACCGTGGCCATGATCGACGCCATGTCCGACGATGAGTTGCGCGTGGCGCTCAAGTCCCTCAAAAAGGGCATCGTGGCCAAGACGCCGGTCTTCGACGGCGCCACGGAAGACGAGATGTGGGGCTGGCTCAAGCAGGCGGGCCTGCCCGAGGACGGCAAGGTCACCCTCTACGACGGCCGCACCGGCGAAGCCTTCCACCGTCCCGTGACCGTGGGCTGCATGTACATGCTGAAGCTCCACCACCTGGTCGACGAAAAGATCCACGCCCGTTCGACCGGCCCCTACTCCCTGGTCACCCAGCAGCCGCTCGGCGGCAAGGCCCAGTTCGGCGGACAGCGTCTGGGTGAGATGGAAGTCTGGGCGCTGGAAGCCTACGGCGCGTCCTACCTCTTGCAGGAATTCCTGACCGTCAAGTCCGACGACGTCGGCGGGCGCGTCAAGATGTACGAAAAGATCGTCAAGGGCGATAACTTCCTGGAAGCCGGACTGCCCGAGTCCTTCAACGTCCTGGTCAAGGAGCTCATGTCCCTTGGCCTCGACGTGGACCTGATCCAGGACGAGAAGAAAATAGTCAAGGCCCCCCCTCGGCGCTAG
- the rplK gene encoding 50S ribosomal protein L11, whose amino-acid sequence MAKKIVAKVKLQLPAGSANPSPPVGPALGQHGVNIMEFCKAFNAKTMEQKGTIIPALITIYADRSFTFITKTPPASVLLVKAAKIDKGSGEPNKTKVGKVTKAQIEEIAKLKLVDMTAKDVEAACRTISGTARSMGIDIV is encoded by the coding sequence ATGGCCAAGAAGATCGTCGCCAAGGTCAAATTGCAGCTTCCGGCCGGCTCGGCCAACCCGTCTCCGCCGGTCGGTCCGGCCCTGGGTCAGCACGGCGTCAACATCATGGAATTCTGCAAGGCGTTCAACGCCAAGACCATGGAGCAGAAGGGCACCATCATCCCGGCGCTCATCACCATCTACGCCGATCGCTCCTTTACGTTCATCACCAAGACGCCGCCGGCCTCGGTGCTGCTGGTCAAGGCCGCCAAGATCGACAAGGGATCGGGCGAGCCCAACAAGACCAAGGTGGGCAAGGTGACCAAGGCCCAGATCGAGGAAATAGCCAAACTCAAGCTCGTGGACATGACGGCCAAGGACGTGGAGGCGGCTTGCCGCACCATCTCCGGCACGGCCCGCAGCATGGGTATCGACATCGTCTAA
- the ftsH gene encoding ATP-dependent zinc metalloprotease FtsH: MEKHHRFSFWYVLIAIWGVLLLNNFIVTTYGPKNLPYSEFLKKLQAGDITEVSITGDVIAGTMKVPDAQTKEPKDEEFVTRRVAQDLSNELAKYNVHFRAQPESTFLRDILSWIIPIMIFFGIWYFLMQRMNPGAGVMAFGKNKARVYAEKDLSTRFADVAGCDEAKAELVEIVDYLKTPDRFRRLGGEMPKGVLLIGPPGTGKTLLARAVAGEAGVPFFSISGSEFVEMFVGVGAARVRELFTQAKEKAPCIIFIDELDAIGKSRAGAIVGGHDEREQTLNQLLVEMDGFDPRVGVIIMAATNRPETLDPALLRAGRFDRQVLVDKPDVAGREAILRVHAAKVILAPEVDLSVIARKTPGFSGADLANAINEAALLAARKDKDAVGMADLEEAVDRIMGGLEKKNRVINPKEKQVVAYHEAGHAVVATCTPGADAVHKISIVPRGIGALGWTQQLPTEDRYLMTQTELLGKIDVLLGGRGAERLIFGEISTGAHNDLQRATDIARAMVAEYGMGRTLGPATFPRQSRPVFLGTEQSGLAGREYSEATAAKLDAEIKEILEASQGRVAELLADKKELLENIAKTLLETETIDETQFRALVEAAESAPAA, translated from the coding sequence ATGGAAAAGCATCATCGATTTTCCTTTTGGTACGTGCTCATCGCCATATGGGGCGTTTTGCTGCTCAACAACTTCATCGTCACCACCTACGGCCCCAAAAACCTGCCCTATTCCGAATTCCTGAAAAAGCTCCAGGCCGGCGACATCACCGAGGTGTCCATCACCGGCGACGTCATCGCCGGCACCATGAAGGTGCCGGACGCGCAAACCAAGGAACCCAAGGACGAGGAATTCGTCACCCGCCGGGTCGCCCAGGACCTGTCCAACGAACTGGCCAAATACAACGTCCATTTCCGGGCCCAGCCCGAATCCACCTTCCTGCGCGACATCCTGTCCTGGATCATCCCCATCATGATCTTCTTCGGCATCTGGTATTTCCTCATGCAGCGCATGAATCCGGGAGCCGGCGTCATGGCCTTCGGCAAGAACAAGGCCCGGGTCTACGCCGAGAAGGATCTCTCCACCCGCTTTGCCGACGTGGCCGGCTGCGACGAGGCCAAGGCCGAGCTCGTGGAGATCGTCGACTACCTGAAGACCCCGGACCGCTTCCGGCGGCTCGGCGGCGAGATGCCCAAGGGCGTGCTTTTGATCGGCCCGCCGGGCACGGGCAAGACGCTCCTCGCCCGGGCCGTGGCCGGCGAGGCCGGTGTGCCGTTTTTCTCCATCTCCGGCTCGGAATTCGTGGAAATGTTCGTGGGCGTGGGCGCGGCCCGGGTGCGCGAGCTTTTCACCCAGGCCAAGGAAAAGGCCCCGTGCATCATCTTTATCGACGAGCTCGACGCCATCGGCAAATCCCGGGCCGGGGCCATCGTCGGGGGGCATGACGAGCGGGAGCAGACCTTAAACCAGCTGCTGGTCGAAATGGACGGCTTCGACCCGCGCGTGGGGGTCATCATCATGGCCGCCACCAACCGGCCCGAGACCCTCGATCCGGCGCTGCTGCGGGCCGGGCGCTTCGACCGGCAGGTGCTGGTGGACAAGCCGGACGTGGCCGGGCGCGAGGCGATCCTGCGCGTCCACGCGGCCAAGGTCATCCTGGCCCCCGAGGTGGACCTTTCGGTCATCGCCCGCAAGACGCCGGGATTTTCCGGGGCCGATCTGGCCAACGCCATCAACGAGGCGGCGCTTCTGGCCGCGCGCAAGGACAAGGACGCGGTGGGCATGGCCGACCTGGAGGAGGCCGTGGACCGCATCATGGGCGGCCTGGAAAAAAAGAACCGCGTCATCAACCCCAAGGAGAAGCAGGTGGTGGCCTACCACGAGGCCGGCCACGCCGTGGTGGCCACCTGCACGCCCGGAGCCGACGCGGTGCACAAGATTTCCATCGTACCACGCGGCATCGGGGCCCTTGGCTGGACCCAGCAACTACCGACCGAGGACCGCTACCTCATGACCCAGACGGAACTGCTCGGCAAAATCGACGTGCTGCTTGGCGGACGCGGGGCCGAGCGCCTGATTTTCGGGGAAATCTCCACCGGGGCGCACAACGACCTGCAACGGGCAACCGACATCGCCCGGGCCATGGTGGCCGAGTACGGCATGGGCAGGACGCTCGGACCGGCCACCTTTCCGCGACAGAGTCGGCCGGTCTTTCTGGGCACCGAGCAAAGCGGGCTGGCCGGCCGGGAATATTCCGAAGCCACGGCGGCCAAGCTCGACGCCGAGATCAAGGAGATCCTGGAAGCGTCGCAGGGCCGCGTGGCCGAGCTTCTGGCCGACAAGAAAGAGCTGTTGGAAAATATCGCCAAGACGCTGCTGGAAACGGAAACCATCGACGAGACGCAGTTTAGGGCCCTGGTGGAGGCGGCCGAAAGCGCCCCCGCGGCCTAG
- the secE gene encoding preprotein translocase subunit SecE has translation MAKEKTQAAQGADKPLKAAAGKSTAKAEAPAKSGKSMMGYAKAAQEFFEQSKVELKKVTWPTRQETVKTGVAVLVFSVIMAIYLGVVDMALSRLVAFILS, from the coding sequence ATGGCCAAAGAAAAGACACAGGCAGCCCAGGGCGCTGACAAGCCCCTCAAGGCTGCGGCTGGCAAGTCCACCGCCAAGGCGGAGGCCCCGGCCAAGTCCGGAAAATCCATGATGGGTTACGCCAAGGCGGCCCAGGAATTTTTCGAGCAGTCCAAGGTCGAACTGAAAAAGGTGACCTGGCCCACCCGCCAGGAAACCGTCAAGACCGGCGTCGCCGTATTGGTTTTCAGCGTCATAATGGCCATTTACCTCGGTGTCGTCGACATGGCCCTGTCCAGGCTTGTCGCGTTCATTCTATCGTAA
- the rplA gene encoding 50S ribosomal protein L1, with translation MAKHGKKYREAVKDLDLTNKYELNEAMALTVKTGVAKFDETVDVALCLGVNPKYSDQMVRGAVSLPHGLGKNVRVVAFCKGDKEAEAREAGADFAGGDELIEKIKGGFLDFDKAVATPDMMASVGKIGKILGPRGLMPNAKTGTVTFDIAKAVQELKAGKVEFKVDKAGVLHVSLGKRSFGPEKLLDNFRALIDTVIRLKPSAAKGTYLQAMALATTMGPGIKVDTQSVRKLLEG, from the coding sequence ATGGCCAAGCACGGCAAAAAATACCGCGAGGCGGTCAAAGACCTTGACCTCACGAACAAATACGAATTGAACGAAGCCATGGCTCTGACCGTCAAGACGGGCGTGGCCAAGTTCGACGAGACCGTCGACGTCGCCCTGTGCCTGGGCGTTAACCCCAAATACTCCGACCAGATGGTGCGCGGCGCCGTTTCGCTGCCCCATGGGCTCGGCAAGAACGTGCGCGTGGTCGCCTTCTGCAAGGGCGACAAGGAAGCCGAGGCCCGTGAGGCCGGAGCCGACTTCGCCGGCGGCGACGAGCTGATCGAGAAGATCAAGGGCGGTTTCCTCGACTTCGACAAGGCCGTGGCCACCCCGGACATGATGGCCTCGGTCGGCAAGATCGGCAAGATCCTCGGCCCCCGCGGACTCATGCCCAACGCCAAGACCGGCACCGTCACCTTCGACATCGCCAAGGCCGTTCAGGAACTCAAGGCCGGCAAGGTGGAGTTCAAGGTCGACAAGGCCGGCGTGCTCCACGTGTCGCTCGGCAAGCGTTCGTTCGGTCCCGAGAAGTTGCTCGACAATTTTCGGGCCCTGATCGACACGGTCATACGCCTCAAGCCCTCGGCCGCCAAGGGAACCTATCTGCAGGCCATGGCCCTGGCCACGACCATGGGCCCCGGCATCAAGGTGGACACCCAGTCGGTACGCAAGCTCCTCGAGGGCTAA
- the rplJ gene encoding 50S ribosomal protein L10 — translation MQRAQKNEIIEQLRAKADRAGIAVVTDFRTMTVEELTELRVKLRAAGIDYQVVKNTLARLAVKDGAHDILKDHLKENNAIAFGYDDPVVAAKALVDYAKTSKKFTVKHASLGGSLIDSNGVVELSKLPSKPELLAHTLGTMNAVPTNFVSLFANVIRGMLYALTAIKDKKEAA, via the coding sequence GTGCAACGTGCGCAAAAAAACGAGATTATCGAACAACTGCGCGCCAAGGCGGACCGTGCCGGCATTGCGGTGGTCACCGACTTTCGGACGATGACCGTCGAGGAGTTGACCGAACTGCGCGTCAAGCTCCGCGCCGCGGGCATCGACTACCAGGTTGTGAAAAACACCCTGGCCCGTCTGGCGGTGAAAGACGGCGCCCATGACATCCTGAAGGATCACCTGAAGGAAAACAATGCCATCGCCTTCGGCTACGACGATCCCGTCGTCGCCGCCAAGGCCCTGGTGGACTACGCCAAGACCAGCAAGAAGTTCACGGTCAAGCACGCCAGCCTCGGCGGCTCGCTCATCGATTCCAACGGGGTCGTCGAGCTGTCCAAGCTGCCGAGCAAGCCCGAACTTCTGGCCCATACCCTTGGCACCATGAACGCCGTTCCCACCAACTTTGTCAGCCTGTTTGCGAACGTCATCCGCGGCATGTTGTACGCGCTGACGGCCATCAAGGACAAAAAGGAAGCCGCGTAA